Proteins encoded within one genomic window of Prochlorococcus marinus str. MIT 9515:
- a CDS encoding PCC domain-containing protein: MQPHSLKLGPDSDLIICIKEFSFLNNLYGYVSGVVGNLSKACIQCPGDQKVNIFEGNLEIVSLNGHFNKGVVHLHLSFADERCNVIGGHLEEGSIVKKGTDILLVSFENKTINISNQNSIKKQARVKAYILKSCPWSKRSLRLLDSLSIPHEVVLIENDKDFQKVNSLSNHETFPQIFLDDKFFGGYDELSKQAQFDYLNSFK, encoded by the coding sequence ATGCAACCTCATAGCTTAAAGCTAGGTCCCGATTCTGATTTGATAATTTGTATTAAAGAATTTTCATTTTTAAATAATCTATATGGGTATGTCTCCGGCGTAGTAGGCAATCTTAGTAAGGCTTGTATTCAGTGTCCTGGGGATCAAAAAGTTAATATATTTGAAGGTAATCTAGAAATAGTATCTCTAAATGGACATTTTAATAAAGGAGTTGTTCATCTCCATTTAAGTTTCGCTGATGAGAGATGTAATGTTATAGGGGGGCATTTAGAGGAGGGTTCGATTGTTAAAAAAGGAACTGATATATTATTAGTCTCTTTTGAAAACAAAACTATTAATATTTCAAATCAAAACTCAATAAAAAAACAAGCTCGAGTGAAAGCATATATTCTAAAAAGTTGTCCATGGTCGAAAAGAAGCCTTAGATTACTCGATTCATTATCTATTCCGCATGAAGTGGTCCTAATTGAAAATGATAAAGACTTTCAAAAAGTTAATTCTTTAAGCAACCATGAAACATTTCCCCAGATATTTTTAGATGATAAATTTTTTGGGGGATATGATGAACTTTCAAAGCAAGCTCAATTTGATTACTTAAATTCATTTAAATAA
- the pgsA gene encoding CDP-diacylglycerol--glycerol-3-phosphate 3-phosphatidyltransferase — translation MLNKNKIFKRFYLNIPNILTISRLFLVFPLILFLELTKTKFVFALIVLGGITDYYDGFFARKLNLKTKFGAILDPLSDKIFLLIPLIWLCKIKLIPFWSLSIILFRELIISALRTRIKDGLPASQLGKYKTVSFFISLLLFFLPFEIDSFSNLGIIFYWLGFILSLITLIDYLRAKKNFI, via the coding sequence TTGTTAAACAAAAATAAAATTTTTAAAAGATTTTACTTAAATATTCCAAATATTTTGACAATATCTAGATTATTTCTAGTATTTCCTCTAATCCTATTTTTAGAACTAACCAAAACCAAATTTGTTTTTGCTTTAATTGTTCTTGGTGGAATAACTGATTATTATGATGGATTTTTTGCAAGAAAATTAAATTTAAAAACTAAGTTTGGAGCTATTCTTGACCCATTATCAGATAAAATATTTCTGTTAATACCATTAATATGGCTTTGTAAGATTAAGTTAATACCTTTTTGGTCATTATCAATAATATTATTTAGAGAATTAATAATATCTGCATTAAGAACAAGGATAAAAGATGGTTTGCCAGCCTCTCAGCTAGGAAAATATAAAACTGTTTCTTTCTTTATTTCATTATTATTATTTTTTCTACCATTTGAAATAGATTCATTTTCTAATTTAGGAATAATATTTTATTGGCTAGGGTTTATTTTATCTCTTATAACTTTAATAGATTATTTAAGAGCTAAAAAGAACTTTATCTGA
- a CDS encoding NAD-dependent epimerase/dehydratase family protein, which yields MKILVMGGTRFVGKSLVGKLLNHKYDIDIFTRGNKSNPENTNLIKGDRNNIESLLKLKNKKYDVIYDISGRELEQTKLLMEILADSFHRYIYVSSAGVYKDNYELPLSENAPLDPNSRHKGKFETENWLVKQKIPFTSFRPTYIYGPGNYNKIENWFFERLFHLKTIPIPADGSLITQLGHVSDLSDVMIRCLDFEKSKNNIYNCSGNKGVTIKGLIYMCAEVCGLNKKDIFLNKFDFQKLDTKSRKNFPIRLNHYQTDISKIKNDLNWEPKFDLLRGLKDSFINDYDLKKDEEFDNNSDKVLFSS from the coding sequence ATGAAAATTCTTGTAATGGGTGGAACAAGATTTGTTGGAAAGTCTTTGGTAGGTAAGTTGCTCAATCATAAGTATGATATTGATATCTTTACAAGGGGCAATAAATCTAATCCTGAGAATACAAATTTAATAAAAGGTGATAGAAATAACATTGAAAGTTTACTTAAACTAAAAAATAAAAAATATGATGTGATTTACGATATATCTGGTCGTGAATTAGAACAAACTAAACTTCTTATGGAGATTTTAGCCGATTCTTTCCATAGATATATCTATGTTAGTTCTGCTGGAGTCTATAAAGATAATTATGAATTACCTTTATCCGAGAATGCTCCCCTAGACCCTAATAGTAGACACAAAGGGAAATTCGAAACTGAAAATTGGTTAGTTAAGCAAAAGATACCTTTTACAAGTTTTAGACCTACTTATATTTATGGTCCTGGAAATTATAATAAAATTGAAAATTGGTTCTTTGAAAGACTTTTTCATCTTAAAACAATCCCGATTCCTGCTGATGGTTCCTTGATTACTCAGTTAGGACATGTTTCCGATCTAAGTGATGTAATGATTAGGTGTTTAGATTTTGAAAAATCAAAAAATAATATATATAACTGCTCTGGAAATAAAGGAGTAACTATCAAGGGTTTAATTTATATGTGTGCAGAGGTTTGTGGTTTAAATAAAAAAGATATTTTTTTAAATAAATTCGATTTTCAAAAATTAGATACCAAATCAAGAAAGAATTTCCCGATAAGATTAAATCATTATCAAACTGATATATCCAAAATAAAAAATGATTTAAATTGGGAACCAAAATTTGATTTATTGAGAGGTTTGAAAGACAGTTTTATTAATGATTATGATCTTAAAAAAGACGAGGAATTTGATAACAACTCAGATAAAGTTCTTTTTAGCTCTTAA
- the hisA gene encoding 1-(5-phosphoribosyl)-5-[(5-phosphoribosylamino)methylideneamino]imidazole-4-carboxamide isomerase, producing MKLIPAIDLMNGKCVRLFKGDFNKRKDFSRKPYEQAKYWEEQGAKCIHIVDLDAAKSGYPSNDQSIKKIAKEVNIPIQIGGGIRSLERIEQLFSYGVDKVIMGTSAIENKELVKNLSTKFPRRIIIGIDAKDGKVSTRGWIEQSDVLATDLVKEFSKFEIASFIVTDINTDGTLEGTNEVFIKKILEITDIPVIASGGVGAISDLLSLTKFEHLGLCGVIVGKALYENKFKISEANNILSPERLQDIPINKDYFA from the coding sequence ATGAAATTAATTCCAGCAATAGATTTGATGAATGGTAAATGTGTAAGACTTTTTAAAGGTGACTTTAACAAGAGAAAAGACTTCTCTAGAAAACCTTATGAGCAAGCTAAATATTGGGAAGAACAGGGTGCAAAATGTATTCATATCGTTGATTTGGATGCCGCTAAAAGCGGATATCCATCAAATGATCAATCAATTAAAAAAATTGCCAAAGAAGTCAATATTCCTATCCAAATTGGAGGGGGTATAAGATCTTTAGAAAGGATTGAACAATTATTTTCATACGGTGTAGATAAGGTAATAATGGGTACCTCAGCTATTGAAAATAAAGAACTAGTTAAAAATCTATCAACCAAATTTCCAAGAAGAATAATTATTGGAATTGATGCAAAAGATGGGAAAGTAAGCACTAGAGGATGGATAGAACAATCAGATGTATTAGCCACAGATTTAGTAAAGGAATTTTCCAAGTTTGAAATTGCCAGTTTTATTGTCACCGACATCAATACTGATGGAACCTTAGAAGGGACAAATGAAGTTTTTATAAAAAAGATTCTTGAAATTACTGATATTCCTGTTATCGCTTCAGGAGGAGTAGGTGCAATTTCTGATTTATTGTCATTAACCAAATTTGAACATTTAGGACTATGTGGAGTAATAGTAGGAAAAGCACTTTATGAAAATAAATTTAAGATCAGTGAAGCTAATAACATATTATCTCCTGAAAGATTACAAGATATTCCAATTAATAAGGACTATTTCGCTTGA
- a CDS encoding DUF3685 domain-containing protein: MELIKKKSLLIIAPSLIAESLSLKLTSLDNNLNISLNGNTKGLNPDLIIWNILNYQSEELIRLELLRLKERFDESKILVIFSGELINKAKVAPTLNSEGLLLNPSVDKVLESINIIIEGGRVFDLCNNPSVKNNKVKELTFNQKLLSSGLKQIDTEINYIFKYVNSDSTPEFYKFILKGRLRELITAKSFLIFLWGNSLELYSEAIYTENKINFENKDNNTIFIKNKNSIEIWDLILKRLSKRYNTTNFDVDFNNSSIILSGMKKEFISRLICKMLDELDNLIKNIKENYKEKDYKEDFNSLIEELRLNTISNITESYFRVKKDGESISLNEYIHKEVTCNEIDRESHDSIMFIDPIIKNEPIDYDGKFLPLYETESFIVLENIISNWIIRNCNLLASEVFNICSSWPELRTILINPQLQSTRSFERFRNNINNYNRWHENIYMPIYLYESKREYIDIIDSKFTRYYKNENREKELENLEWFQKQVTLLVEIRDAIAPQLEIAVKYIGNLLVSFLTKVVGKAIGLVGKGILQGLGRSSTK, encoded by the coding sequence TTGGAATTAATTAAGAAGAAATCACTCCTAATTATTGCTCCAAGCTTAATTGCAGAATCATTATCATTAAAATTAACTTCATTAGATAATAATTTAAATATCTCATTAAATGGTAATACTAAAGGGTTAAATCCAGATTTAATAATATGGAATATCCTTAATTACCAATCAGAAGAACTCATAAGATTGGAACTATTAAGATTAAAAGAAAGATTTGATGAATCAAAAATTCTTGTAATTTTTTCTGGTGAGCTCATAAATAAAGCAAAAGTAGCACCAACTTTAAATAGTGAAGGTTTACTTTTAAACCCTAGTGTAGATAAGGTTCTTGAATCGATAAATATCATTATAGAAGGGGGTAGAGTTTTTGATCTTTGTAATAATCCCTCAGTCAAAAACAACAAAGTAAAAGAACTTACTTTTAATCAAAAACTATTATCTTCAGGTCTTAAACAGATTGATACAGAGATTAATTATATTTTTAAATATGTAAATTCTGACTCAACCCCCGAATTTTATAAGTTTATTTTAAAAGGAAGATTAAGAGAGCTTATTACAGCTAAATCTTTTCTTATATTTTTGTGGGGTAATTCATTAGAACTTTATTCAGAAGCTATTTACACTGAGAACAAAATTAACTTTGAAAATAAAGATAATAATACTATTTTTATAAAAAATAAAAATTCAATTGAAATTTGGGATTTAATTCTTAAACGACTTAGTAAGAGATATAACACAACTAATTTTGATGTTGACTTTAATAATTCATCTATCATTTTGTCAGGAATGAAAAAAGAATTTATTTCACGTTTAATATGTAAAATGCTTGATGAACTTGATAATTTAATAAAAAACATAAAGGAAAACTATAAAGAAAAAGACTACAAAGAGGATTTCAATTCTCTTATTGAAGAACTAAGGCTTAATACTATTTCAAACATAACTGAAAGTTATTTTAGAGTTAAAAAAGATGGTGAATCCATCTCACTAAATGAATATATTCATAAAGAAGTAACCTGTAACGAAATAGATAGAGAATCTCATGATTCAATAATGTTTATCGATCCAATAATAAAAAATGAGCCAATAGATTATGACGGCAAATTTTTACCTTTATATGAAACAGAATCATTTATTGTTCTTGAAAATATAATATCTAATTGGATAATAAGAAATTGCAATTTACTAGCTTCTGAAGTATTTAATATTTGTTCAAGTTGGCCAGAATTAAGAACGATCCTCATAAATCCCCAATTGCAATCTACAAGATCCTTTGAAAGATTTAGAAATAATATTAATAACTACAATAGGTGGCATGAAAATATCTATATGCCTATTTATTTATATGAAAGTAAACGTGAATATATTGATATAATTGATTCTAAATTCACTAGATATTATAAAAATGAGAATAGAGAAAAAGAATTAGAAAATTTAGAGTGGTTTCAAAAACAAGTTACTTTATTAGTTGAAATTAGAGATGCAATAGCTCCACAGCTTGAAATTGCTGTAAAATATATTGGTAACCTTTTAGTGAGTTTCTTAACAAAAGTAGTTGGCAAAGCTATTGGATTGGTTGGGAAAGGCATCTTACAAGGTTTAGGTAGATCTAGTACAAAATAA
- a CDS encoding thylakoid membrane photosystem I accumulation factor gives MKLFQSILILLIFLTSYPVNASRDSDSYDGNIFPIYAGNGAVVPPQTTIEESLKNERVSVLFFYLDDSSDSKAMAPVISGLDLIWRNNIDLIAITTDELQSDNSETDLYQPKHYWNGLIPQTIILDSNGQVRFDMNGMVNIDDLNKVIGELKGIDISDSSFSVESFNEYNSIISEKK, from the coding sequence ATGAAGCTATTTCAATCAATACTTATTTTATTAATCTTTTTAACTTCTTATCCAGTTAATGCTAGTAGAGATAGTGATAGTTATGACGGAAATATTTTTCCAATATATGCAGGAAATGGTGCAGTAGTACCTCCTCAAACAACTATTGAAGAATCTTTAAAAAACGAAAGGGTTTCTGTTTTGTTTTTTTATCTTGATGATAGCTCTGATAGTAAAGCTATGGCACCAGTTATTTCTGGTTTAGATCTAATATGGAGAAATAATATTGACTTGATAGCTATTACCACAGATGAATTACAAAGCGATAACTCAGAAACAGACTTATATCAACCCAAGCACTATTGGAATGGTTTAATCCCTCAGACTATAATTTTGGATAGCAATGGACAAGTTAGATTTGACATGAATGGCATGGTTAATATTGATGATCTGAATAAAGTTATTGGTGAATTAAAAGGAATAGATATAAGCGATTCTTCATTCTCAGTTGAAAGCTTTAACGAATATAACAGTATAATTTCAGAGAAAAAATGA
- the ruvX gene encoding Holliday junction resolvase RuvX encodes MKYSKPKSKSILSLDIGTKRIGLAYCDSLFITVNILPALRREKNKNEFKTIKSHIKKLNLTGFIVGLPLDDKGRMTSQAFDCKTYGEYLFNELKLPFSFVNEHSSTWESENRFGVKKDKSGLIDSLSAKVILEQWIQEGPELKELMGNKQI; translated from the coding sequence GTGAAATATTCTAAGCCTAAATCTAAATCAATATTAAGTTTAGATATAGGGACAAAAAGAATAGGATTAGCCTATTGTGATTCACTATTTATTACGGTAAATATTCTTCCTGCATTAAGGAGAGAAAAAAACAAGAATGAGTTCAAAACTATTAAAAGCCACATTAAAAAACTTAATTTAACTGGTTTTATTGTTGGCTTACCACTTGATGATAAAGGGAGAATGACATCTCAAGCTTTTGATTGCAAAACTTATGGGGAATATCTTTTTAATGAGTTAAAACTCCCATTCTCCTTTGTTAACGAACATAGTTCAACTTGGGAATCAGAAAACAGATTCGGGGTCAAGAAAGATAAATCAGGGCTTATCGATAGCTTATCTGCCAAAGTAATTCTTGAACAATGGATTCAGGAAGGTCCTGAGTTAAAAGAATTAATGGGTAATAAACAAATATAA
- a CDS encoding DUF3727 domain-containing protein → MNDHKSQDNYEAQTLILNDSNGNELFCYLEQIVKVEEKEYALLTPVDTPVSLFKINDKEEPELIEKIEKNEQVLKNADAVLQEHDLKLIRSAVTLTVSGELEEPIYDELEEDELDDESETYELLVSFNLLEQEYGLYIPLDPFFIVGKIIGKGASLIEDDEFDKVQPLIESELEKSSL, encoded by the coding sequence ATGAACGATCATAAATCCCAAGATAATTACGAGGCTCAGACTCTTATTTTAAATGACTCAAATGGAAATGAATTATTTTGTTATCTCGAACAAATTGTAAAAGTTGAAGAAAAAGAATATGCATTATTAACACCAGTTGATACTCCAGTAAGTCTTTTTAAAATAAATGATAAAGAGGAACCAGAATTAATTGAAAAAATTGAGAAAAATGAACAGGTTTTAAAGAATGCTGATGCCGTACTTCAAGAACATGATCTGAAACTTATAAGGTCCGCTGTAACATTAACTGTATCAGGGGAACTCGAAGAGCCTATTTATGATGAGTTAGAAGAAGATGAACTTGATGATGAAAGTGAGACATATGAATTACTTGTAAGTTTTAATTTGTTAGAGCAAGAATACGGATTATATATCCCTTTAGATCCTTTTTTTATTGTTGGAAAAATTATAGGGAAAGGGGCCTCACTAATTGAGGACGATGAGTTTGATAAAGTCCAGCCTTTAATCGAGTCTGAGTTGGAAAAGAGTAGTTTGTAA
- a CDS encoding YqeG family HAD IIIA-type phosphatase yields MNSFVKADWDSKLPIYEISHLKLQKEGIKSLLIDVDGTLLSRQSNVIPINVKNWIKESKKLFSMYLISNNPSDKRIRKIAKELDLRYKSNALKPRKKITLDVISEIKEDSRNIAIIGDRIFTDIIVGNRCNIQTILVKRLSREGLPIKINLTLILEKLISTFLK; encoded by the coding sequence ATGAATTCTTTTGTAAAAGCCGATTGGGATTCTAAACTACCCATATATGAGATATCTCATTTAAAACTACAAAAAGAAGGAATTAAAAGCTTATTAATTGATGTTGATGGTACATTATTAAGCCGACAATCAAATGTAATTCCAATAAATGTTAAAAATTGGATCAAGGAATCAAAAAAGTTATTCTCTATGTATTTAATAAGTAATAACCCTTCTGATAAACGTATTAGAAAGATAGCCAAGGAATTAGATCTCAGATATAAATCAAACGCACTAAAACCAAGAAAAAAAATTACTTTAGATGTAATTTCAGAAATCAAAGAGGATTCGCGAAACATCGCTATAATCGGAGATCGAATCTTTACGGATATAATCGTAGGAAATAGATGTAATATCCAGACGATCTTAGTAAAAAGATTAAGCAGAGAGGGTTTGCCGATAAAAATAAATTTAACATTAATACTAGAAAAATTGATTTCTACTTTTTTAAAATGA
- the proB gene encoding glutamate 5-kinase: protein MKTWVVKVGTSILRGTNEKSTEQVIESLCKSLTSFILRGNKVVLVTSGAVGLGCNKLNLNRRPKELSSLQAVAAVGQVNLMTLYDKTMKKLGHNIAQILITKTDFNSRESFNNASKTFKKLIDLNVIPIVNENDSIANEELKYGDNDTLSALVALAINANKLILLTDIENLYSKDPRNNKDAHPIREVNTNELKIIRDKNNKIYNNEWGTGGITTKLIAAEIATKGGIEVQLADGRNENNLIDIFNDKKIGTIFHPLDKPVGNKKNWLSHAIKTVGEITLDEGACLAIVKKGASLLVVGVKEVEGDFTVNQAVRIVNTDKKEVAKGITSMSSDSLKRILNKKETINSSMIVVHRDVLALS, encoded by the coding sequence ATGAAAACGTGGGTCGTTAAAGTTGGTACTAGTATTCTCAGAGGGACAAATGAGAAATCTACAGAACAAGTAATAGAAAGTTTATGTAAATCTTTAACAAGTTTTATTTTGAGGGGTAATAAAGTGGTTCTAGTAACCAGTGGAGCAGTTGGATTAGGATGTAATAAATTAAATTTGAATAGAAGGCCAAAGGAACTTAGTTCTCTACAAGCTGTAGCTGCTGTAGGACAAGTAAATTTAATGACTTTGTATGATAAAACAATGAAAAAGCTAGGTCATAATATAGCACAAATACTCATAACAAAAACTGATTTCAATTCGCGTGAGTCTTTCAATAATGCATCCAAAACATTTAAAAAATTAATTGATCTTAATGTCATCCCGATAGTTAATGAAAATGATTCTATTGCTAATGAAGAGCTAAAATATGGAGATAATGATACTCTCTCTGCATTAGTTGCTTTAGCAATTAATGCAAATAAGCTTATTTTATTAACTGATATAGAAAATTTATATTCTAAAGATCCCAGAAATAATAAGGATGCTCATCCAATAAGAGAAGTTAATACTAATGAATTAAAAATTATTAGAGATAAAAATAATAAAATTTATAATAATGAATGGGGGACAGGAGGCATTACTACAAAACTTATTGCTGCTGAAATTGCTACAAAAGGAGGAATAGAAGTTCAATTGGCCGATGGCAGAAATGAAAATAATTTAATAGATATTTTTAATGATAAAAAAATAGGTACAATATTTCATCCTTTAGATAAACCTGTTGGTAATAAAAAAAATTGGTTATCTCATGCGATTAAAACTGTTGGAGAAATTACTTTAGATGAAGGTGCATGTTTAGCTATTGTAAAAAAAGGAGCGTCTCTTTTAGTCGTTGGAGTTAAAGAAGTAGAGGGAGATTTTACGGTTAATCAAGCTGTTAGAATTGTAAATACAGATAAGAAAGAAGTCGCAAAAGGTATAACATCAATGAGTAGTGATTCTCTAAAAAGAATTTTAAATAAAAAAGAAACCATTAATTCATCAATGATAGTGGTACATAGAGATGTTCTTGCTCTTTCTTAA
- the lpxD gene encoding UDP-3-O-(3-hydroxymyristoyl)glucosamine N-acyltransferase: MLLSKLVDLIKSGNSNFIKANIFENIDIQNAASLDVASKNQISFLEENNILKENLGRTAVSAIITFNNSEILGLLESKNISNIVVENPRIAFAEVLNYLYEQINFNPGIDDSVVMKESSKLGENCYLGPNVYIGENTVIGNNNKIFPGTTILGNVRLGDNNIIHPNCVIYENTRIENNCVINSNTVIGSEGFGFIPQDGKWIKMPQKGSVIIKSFVEIGTNCCVDRPSVGNTLIDEGTKIDNLVQIGHGVKIGKNCALAAQVGIAGGAVIGDGVILAGQVGVNNRVKVGNNVIASSKCGIHCDIEDGEVVSGFPAMKNKSWLRSSSIFKKLPELAKKLRQLDKK, translated from the coding sequence ATGTTATTAAGTAAATTGGTTGATCTTATAAAAAGTGGAAATTCAAACTTTATTAAAGCAAATATATTTGAAAATATAGATATACAAAATGCTGCTTCTTTAGATGTCGCATCAAAAAACCAAATATCCTTTTTAGAAGAAAACAATATATTAAAAGAGAATTTAGGTAGAACTGCCGTTTCAGCAATTATCACATTTAACAATAGTGAAATATTAGGTTTACTTGAATCAAAAAATATTTCAAATATAGTTGTAGAAAATCCCAGAATCGCATTTGCAGAAGTATTAAATTACCTTTATGAACAAATCAATTTCAACCCAGGTATTGATGATTCGGTTGTCATGAAAGAATCTTCAAAACTAGGAGAAAATTGTTATCTAGGACCAAATGTTTACATTGGCGAAAATACAGTAATTGGTAATAATAATAAGATTTTCCCCGGCACAACTATTTTAGGAAATGTCCGATTAGGAGATAACAATATAATTCATCCGAATTGTGTGATTTACGAAAATACAAGAATTGAAAATAATTGCGTTATAAATTCGAATACTGTTATTGGTTCTGAAGGATTTGGTTTTATTCCGCAAGATGGCAAATGGATTAAAATGCCTCAAAAAGGTTCAGTAATAATAAAGAGCTTTGTAGAAATCGGGACAAACTGTTGTGTTGATAGGCCATCTGTCGGAAATACATTGATTGATGAAGGGACTAAAATAGATAACTTAGTTCAAATAGGTCATGGAGTTAAAATAGGGAAAAATTGTGCTTTAGCAGCTCAAGTTGGCATAGCAGGAGGTGCGGTTATTGGGGATGGAGTTATACTTGCCGGACAAGTAGGGGTTAATAATAGAGTTAAAGTTGGTAATAATGTAATAGCAAGCTCAAAATGCGGGATACATTGTGATATTGAAGATGGAGAAGTTGTAAGTGGTTTCCCAGCCATGAAAAATAAATCATGGTTAAGAAGTTCAAGTATTTTTAAAAAATTGCCTGAATTAGCAAAAAAGCTTCGACAACTAGACAAGAAATAA